Below is a genomic region from Kribbella qitaiheensis.
GCGCGATCACGTTGTTGCTGTTGCCGGCCGCAACCAACCGCAGTACCTCGAGCTCGCGCTGGGTGAGCCCGCCGAGCGCGGTCCGGCCCAGCAGTTTCTCGGCCTCCTGGCGGCAGGCCACCGCGCCCAGTTCGCTGAAGGTCCGCAGCGCGGAGGTGAGCTCGGCGGTGGCCGAGTCCTCGTCGCCGAGCTCCCGGAACGCTCTCCCGACGAGGATCATGGCCCGCGCCACCTCGTACGGCGCCTGCAGGCCGCTCCACAACTGTTTCGCCTGCCTGGCGTGGGGCAGTGCGCGACGGGCGTCACCGGATGCGAGCGCCGCGAGCCCGCCGCAGTACGCGGCCATCGCCCGTAGGCCGCCGCACCCGAAGGCTTCCGCGATCTTCGTCAGCTCGGTTGCCGCCGTTTCGGCTTCGTCGAGGCTGTCGGTGGCGACGAGGATCTCGACCGCCGCGGGGAGCAGGCGGGACCGCTGCACGGGGCCGCCGGTCTCGGCGAGCAGCCGCCGGACGGTGGCGCCGGCCGCCGGGAGACGACCGCGGGCGAGCCACAGCAGGGCCAGACCGGGCTGGGGTTCGTAGCCGTAGCCCGAGGCCTGGCCGTAGCGGTTCTCGGCCTGCGAATAGGCGCCGCGGACCCGCAGTACGTCGCCGGACTCACTCATCGCGAACCCGGCTGCGGCCTGGGCACCCGAGGCGGCGTAGCGGCGGCAAGCGCCTTCGTACTCCTCCAGTGCCTCCCCGAACGCGCCACGGAGGCGGAGGATCTGGCCGCGGTGAACAGCGCATTGCCCGGTGAAAGGCACCAGCGCCGGCTGGCTGTCGCACCAGCGGGTCAACGCGGTCGTCCAGGCGGAAGCGCGGCCGAAGTCCAGCACCTCCTGGCAGGCCTCGATCATCGCGCAGTAGACGTTGCCCGCGAAGATGGGCGACAGCTCGCCGGCGGCGACTCCGACCATCGCCTCGTCCAGCAGCGCGAGTCCCTCCGGTACCTGACCGGCGTACATCAGCGTCCTGCCCTCGCAGACCAGGCCCTGGGCGATCAGGTCGGGTTCCCCGAACCGGCGGCCGATGCCGGTGATCTCGGTCGCGACTCGCACCGCGCCCGCGAACTCCTGCCGGTCGAGGCAGCGAAAGAAGTCGTGGATCAGCAGGTAGCCGCGTTCCACCACATCCGCGGGCTGGTCCGCCAGCAGCCGCTGGGCCCGGGCCGCCCAGCCGGCGGCCACCGCCGCCTCGCCGCGGACGTTGAGGACCAGGCCGAGCCAGAAGGCGAAGCGGACCGCTCCGAGGGTGTCGCCACCCTCGACGGAGACCTGATAGCCGCGCTGGAGCGCCCTGACACTGACGTCGTCATCGCCGGCCAGGTACGCCGCGGTCGCCAGCTTCAGCAGGTCTTCCGGGCCTAGGTCGGCCACTACCGACAGCTGGTCGTAGACGGTTGCCCAGTCGCGCCGTTCGAAGGCCTTGCGCGCCCGCTCCAGGTCGTCGACGATGCCCATCGCGTATCCCCTCCTATCGAGGATACGCGCGGGTGAGCATCACGCGGCGGCGGCAGTTCGGACCGCGCCGGAGCGGGTGGCGATCTGCTTGGCGACGTACTCCGCGTCGCGGCCGGCTCCCGCCACCACCATCGAGCTGAAGGCGAACTGGAAGCACAGGCCGCAGAAGTACAGGCCTGGTGCGGCGGCGGCGACCCCACGCATCTCCTCCGGCCAGCCGTCCGGGCCGATCACCGGGACCTTGATCCAGTCGAACACCTGGCGGAAACCGGTGGACCAGACGACGTTGGCGACATCGAGCACGCGGCCGTCGTCGAGCATCGGCCGACCGTCCTTGACGCCGGCCACCCGGTCGTGGACCCGCTCGACCCCCCGCGCGATCAGGTCCTCCCGCTTCACCCGGAGCATCGGACCGCCGTGGTAGCGGATCTCCCGCATCTCCTTGCGCCCCATCGGCGTCCGCCGGGTGAGCAGGTGCTTGCCGACGAAGATGAAGACCGGGAAGAACAGCCGGGCGCCCTTCTTCTCCAGCCGGACCGGGATCTGACCCGGGTCCCGGCCACAGAGCACCGTCGGGTGGGTGATGGCGACCTCGTACGCGATGTCGGTGCCCGAGTGCGAGCCGCCGACCACGAGGACCGGTCCGTCCTTGAGCTGTCCGGGCCGGCGGTACTCGCTGGAGTGGAGCTGCCGGATCGCGGGGTCGAGATCCACGGCGTACTCCGGCAGGTACGGCGTACGACCGAAGGTGCCGGTCGCGACAACGACGTTCTTCGCCAGGATCTGGTGGTCGCCGATGATGACGGCGTACCCGCCGTTCGCCGCTTCGAGCCGGTCCACCCGGGTGCTGGTCCGCACCGGCAGGTCGAACTTTGCGGCGTAGGACTCCAGATAATCAGCGACCTCGTCCTTGGTGGGATACGACCAGCGCTCACCTGGGAACGGCAGCCCCGGCAGCCCGTCGTACTTCTTCGGCGTATAAAGCCGCAGCGTGTCCCACTGCGCCCGCCAGTTGTCTCCCAGCCGGGCATTGCCCTCCAGAATGACGAACTCCCTGCCAAGCTCGCGCAGGTGGTATCCGGTCGCCAACCCGGCTTGACCGGCCCCGATAATGACAGTCTCAACGCTCTCGGTAATCATGCCTCTGACGTTAGGAAGAGAGTGCCTTTCCTCGCGTCGGACAGAATGCCCAACTTCAGCCGGGCTCGACATGGGTGATTTGTCGTAGGCACGCAGAAAAGCCGCTCACCCCCGGTGCGGGGGATGAGCGGCTCCTCAGTGGTACGTCAGGCGCCGGCGCCTTCCTGCTTTACGCCGGCGACCGCGGTGGGGTCGTCGATGCGGTACTTGCGGGCAGCCTCGGCGGCTACCTCGCGCTTGACGTCACCGCGCTTGGCCAGGATCTGCAGTGTGGCGACGACGATCGACTCGGCGTCCACGTGGAAGTGGCGGCGGGCGGCGGCCCGGGTGTCGGCCAGGCCCCAGCCGTCGGTTCCGAGCGACGTGTAGTCGTTCGGCACCCAGCGGGAGATCTGGTCCTGCACCGCGCGCATGAAGTCGCTGACCGCGACGACCGGGCCCTTGGTGTCCTTCAGTTGCTGGGTGATGAACGGCACCCGCTCGTCCTCGTCCGGGTGCAGCAGGTTGTGCTCCTCCGCGGCGATCGCCTCGCGGCGCAGCTCGTTCCAGGACGTGACCGACCAGATGTCGGCCGCCACCGAGTACTCCTCGGCGAGGATCTGCTGGGCCTTGCGGACCCACGGCAGCGCCACGCCGGACCCGAGCAACTGCACCCGCGGTACGTCGTCGCCCTTGGCTGTCTCGTACTCGTTGAAGCGGTACATGCCTTTCAGCAGGGCCGCCACGTCGAGGTTCTCCGGCTCGGCCGGCTGCGCGACCGGCTCGTTGTAGACCGTCAGGTAGAAGAACACGTCCTCACCGAACGGCTTCGACTCGTCCAGCCCGTAGCCGTACATCCGGCGCAGACCGTCCTTGACGATGTGCGCGACCTCGTAGGCGAAGCCGGGGTCGTAGTGCACCGCGGCCGGGTTCGACGAGGCGAGCAGCGGCGAGTGTCCGTCGGCGTGCTGCAGACCCTCACCGGTCAGGGTGGTCCGGCCGGCGGTGGCGCCGATCAGGAAGCCCCGGCCGAGCTGGTCGCCGAGCGCCCAGAGCTGGTCGCCGGTGCGCTGGAACCCGAACATCGAATAGAAGATGTAGAACGGGATCATCGGCTCGCCGTGCGTCGCGTACGCCGTACCGGGCCCGCGATCATCGAGCCCATCGCGCCGGCCTCGCTGATGCCCTCGTGCAGCAGTTGGCCCTTCTCGGACTCCTTGTACGACAGCAGCAGGTTGCGGTCGACCGCCTCGTAGGTCTGCCCGTGCGGCGAGTAGATCTTCGCCGTCGGGAACATCGAGTCCATCCCGAAGGTGCGGTACTCGTCGGGGGCGATCGGCACGATCCGGTGCCCGATCTCCGGGTCCTTCATCAGGTCGCGGAAGAGCCGGACGAGCGCCATCGTGGTCGCCACCGGCGTCTTTTCGTTGCCCTTGCTGAGCGGCTTGTAGACGGCGTCACCAGGCAGTTTCAGCGTCTTCGGCCGGACTCGGCGCTGCGGCAGGAACCCGCCGAGCTGCTGACGCCGCTCCATCATGTACTGGTGCTCCGGCGAGTCGGTGCCGGGGTGGTAGTACGGCGGGTTGTAGGCGTCCTCGAGGTCCTTGTCCTCGATCGGCAGGTAGAGCCGGTCGCGGAAGGTCTTCAGGTCGTCCGAGGTGAGCTTCTTCATCTGGTGGGTCGCGTTGCGGCCCTCCAGCGCCTCGATGGTCCAGCCCTTGACCGTCTGGGCCAGGATGACGGTCGGCTGCCCGACGTGCTCCTTGGCGCTCTTGAAGGCCGCGTAGACCTTGCGGTAGTCGTGACCGCCGCGGGGCAGCTTGCGCAGGTCCTCGTCGGACAGGTTGCGAACCATCGCCTGCAGCCGCTGGTCACCGCCGAAGAAGTTGTTCCGGATGTACTCGCCGGACTCGACGGAGTAGGTCTGGAACTGGCCGTCCGGGGTGGTGTTCATCTTGTTGACCAGCGCGCCGTCGTGGTCCTGGGCCAGCAGCGAGTCCCACTCGCGGCCCCAGACCACCTTGATGACGTTCCAGCCGGCGCCGCGGAAGAACGCCTCGAGCTCCTGGATCACCTTGCCGTTGCCGCGGACCGGGCCGTCCAGCTGCTGCAGGTTGCAGTTGACCACGAAGGTCAGGTTGTCGAGCTCCTCGCGGGCGGCCAGGCCGATCGCGCCGAGCGACTCCGGCTCGCCCATCTCGCCGTCACCGAGGAAGGTCCAGACGTGCTGGTCGCTGGTGTCCTTGATGCCGCGGTTGTGCAGGTACCGGTTGAAGCGCGCCTGGTAGATCGAGTCCAGCGCGGCCAGACCCATCGAGACCGTCGGGTACTCCCAGAAGTCCGGCATCAGCCGGGGGTGCGGGTACGACGACAGGCCCTGGTGCGGACCGCGGGAGACCTCCTGGCGGAACCCGTCCAGCTGGTCGGCGGTGAGCCGGCCCTCGAGGAAGGCCCGGGCGTACATGCCGGGGGAGGCATGGCCCTGGATGAAGATCTGGTCGCCGCCGCCCGGGTGGTCCTTGCCGCGGAAGAAGTGGTTGAAGCCGACCTCGTACAGGCTGGCCGCCGACTGGTAGGTGGCGATGTGACCGCCGACCTCGAGCCCCTTGCGGTTGGCCTTGCTGACCATCACCGCGGCGTTCCACCGGATGAAGGCCCGGATCCGCCGCTCGATGTGCTCGTCACCGGGGAACCAGGGCTCGCGCTCGGGCGGGATCGAGTTGATGTAGTCGGTGCTCGGCAGCGCGGGTACCCCGACCTGTCGCTCCCGGGCCCGTTCGATCAGCTTGAGCATCAGGTAGCGCGCGCGCACCTTGCCGCGCTCGTCCAGCACCGCGTCGAGCGATTCGACCCACTCACGAGTTTCGTCGGGGTCGATGTCAGGGAGCTGGGTAGGCATCCCCTCGGTGATGATGGCTGGTGGTTCGTGTCCGGAAGCCACGGTGTCCTGCCGTTCTCTCTAGGTCGGTCCTCCCGGCAATCCTGTCACCTGTTCGGAATGCGTTCTACTTTGCATCCACAACGATGCACTTTCCGGCCGCCCGCGACGGTTCGGAGCGGACACGCACGGTCCGCGCCACGCGGATACCGGACACGTCACGGGACCCTCGTGCATACTTGCGCGACGCGGTAGGCCACGATGGACTACTGCTACTAACGCCTACCCCCGGGCCTGCGGGGACGACGGAGGAGGACACGTGAGCGCGACCGCGGACCACGCGGACGGCAAGAGCGGCGAGCCGAACATGGCCGCCCGGCTCGGCCTGGAGACCGGTTGGGTCGTCCAGGAGCTCGGCTACGACGACGACTGCGACGACGCCTTCAGGGACGCCGTCCAGGAACTGACCGGCGAGCAGTTCGTCGGCGAGGAGACGGACGAGGTCGTCGACGCCGTGCTGCTCTGGTTCCGGGAGGACGACGGCGACTTGGTGGACGCATTCTTCGACGTGCTGACCGACCTGAAGGCGGGCGGTGTGGTGTGGCTGATGACCCCCAAGGTCGGCCGCGAGGGCTACGTCGACGCCGCCGATATCGCCGAGGCTGCACCGACCGCAGGACTGTCCACGACCAGCAGCCTGAGTCCGACCGAGGACTGGTCGGCCACGAAGCTGATGATGCCGAAGTCGCCACGGGTCAAGAAGTGATCCGCCGGTGACCGCTGCCGTCCCCTCGGTCGGCAGTCAGGCACCGGACTTCGTCGCCCGCACACAGCACGGCGAGTCCCTCCGGCTCTCGGATTTCCGGGGCCGGCGGGACGTCGTCCTGCTGTTCTACCCGTATGCCTTCAGCGGGGTGTGCACGAGCGAGCTGACGGCTCTCCGCGATCGGCCCGACCTGGCGGCCGCCGCGGAGATCCTGGCTGTCTCCTGCGACCCGATGTTCAGCCTGCGGGCGTACGCCGACTCGGCCGGGATCGAATTCAGCCTGCTGAGCGATTTCTGGCCGCATGGGGCGATCGCCTCGCAGTACGGGGTGTTCGACGCGGAGCGGGGCTGTGCGGCCCGCGGCTCGTTCGTGATCGACCAGGCCGGGGTGATCCGCTGGTCGGTCGTCACGGGCTTCACCGAGGCCCGTGATCCGGGCGACTACGCGAGGGCCTTGGCGGAACTTCGGCCGAGTCTCGGATAGACTCCTCGCTCGGTTCGGCACGCAGTACCTTCAGGGCGCTTAGCTCAGCGGTAGAGCGCTTCCCTTACAAGGAAGATGTCGGGGGTTCGATCCCCTCAGCGCCCACACGTCCTGACCATCTCCGCACCTTCTCCGGTGCGTCGAGACCGTACTGCGGAACGTTGGGCCGCGGACGTATCGCGAGCCGCCGACGCTCGTTGACCTGGGTAGCGGCCGGCTGGTTGATTCTTAACCTTCGGCTGCTGGAACTGACTCTGCCAGGCCGGTCTTCGGCTGGTAGGGTTCACGGCTGTCGGTCGGACGATGACGCACCGGGTAGGCACGGTCTCGTACTCGCCTCGGTCGACGGTTTTACGGGGCCTGTTCTGTCGGTGAGAGCTAGCGAGACGGGTATGCCCTGAGCCCGGCTCCGTCCAGTTGGGGAGGCGCGTGTCCGTGGGTCGCCGACTGGCTGGCGCCTCCGCCATGGAGCCTTTGAGGCCTTCGGTGTCGGCATGGTGAGGAACGGGGCGGATCGGCCGGCGATCAGTACCGGGCCGGCGCTGATGATCCCTGCCGGGTATCCGCGGGATCTGCCGAGCGCGCTGCTGCGCGCGGCCCGCGACTTCGACACCTCCGGCGTGGTCGAGATCGGCCCGGACGGCCGCGAGACCCGGCTCGACTTCCCGACCCTGCTCGAGCTCGCAGCCCGGATCCTGGCCGGGCTGCGCGCGCACGGCGTACGGGCTGGTGACCCGGCGGTCGTCCACTGCACTGAGCCGGTCGGGTTCTTCGCCGCGTTCTGGGCCTGCACGCTCGGTGGCATCCGGCCGTTGCTGATGGCGCCCGCGGCTGAGGGCGACCGGACCGAGGAGGGTCGCGAGCGGCTCCGCAAAGTGACCGACCTGCTCGGCTGGACCGTGCTGATCGGCCGGCCTTCGGACCTGCCCGACGACCTCGGCCTGCCTGTTCTCGATCCGGACGCGTTGGCGGGGCATGAGCCGACCTCGGAGTTCCATCGGCCGGCTGCCGACGATGTCGCAGTACTGATGCTGTCGTCGGGCAGCAGCACCGGGACGCCGAAGATCATCCAGTTGACGCATCGCGGGCTGGTCGAGTTCGCGGCCGGTACGCCGGCGATGCTGCCGGTCCGGCCGGGCCAGACCACGCTCAACTGGCTGCCGCTCGACCACAGCGGCGCGTTCCTGCTCTACCACCTGCTGCCGGTGTTCGCGGGCTGCACGAACATCCACGTCGCCACCGACTGGGTGCTCGCGAACCCGCTCCGCTGGCTCGACCTGATGGACGCCCACCGGGTCAACCACTCGTGGTCGCCGAACTTCGGGTACCGGCTGGTCACCGCCGCGATCGCCGGTGAGCCCGATCGGCACTGGGACCTGTCCGCGCTGCGGAGCCTGGTGAGTGGCGGCGAGCAGATCACTGTGCCGGTGGTGAGCGAGTTCCTCCGCCTGACCAACCGCTTCGGCGTCGTACCGGAGACCTTCGTCGCGGCGTGGGGGATGACCGAGACCGTCACCGGCATCACCTTCGCGCGGGCCTGGGCTGACGCCGAACGTGCACCGGGTCCGGATCCCACCGACCGGCGTCGTGGAATGGGTCGACCAGCGGACCACAGCCGGCAAGGTGGCCGTCGCCCGTCCCGGGAAGTCGCGAGTCGAGGCCCCCGGCGTACTGAGCCTGGTTTCAGTCGGTACTCCGGCGCCTGGCGCCACCGTCCGGATCGTGGGCCCCAACGGCGCCGTCCTCCCGGAAGGCCGGATCGGCCAACTCCAGATCGCCTCCGCCCGCGTCACCCCCGGCTATCTTGGCAACCCCGACGCCGACCGCGCCGCCTTCCCGGCCGGCAACTGGCCTGCCCGCAAGTGGCTCGCAACCGGCGACCAGGCCTTCATCACCGGCGGCCAGGTAGTCATCACCGGCCGAGACAGCGAACGCATCATCCTCAACGGCCAGAACTACTACGCCCACGACATCGAAACCGTCGCCGCCACAGTCCCCGGCGCCGAGCCCGGCCTGGTAGCAGCCTGCGGCCTATCCGACCCCACCACCGGCACAGACCGCCTACTAATCTTCTTCGCCGCCCCCGAACCTCCCGCTCACGCCGGCCAGCCCGCGCCGCACGCCCACGTCACTCCGGGCGCCCCGGCCAGCCAATTCGCTCCAGGCGGTCCGCCCGCTCGCGGCGGCCCAGCCGCCCAGCTCACCCCGCCCGGCCCGCCTTCTCCTGCCGCGGAGGTCGCCGACGCGATCCGAGCGATCCTGCACGACCGCCTCGGTCTGACGGCGCAAGTGATCGGCGTACCGCGCCGCCACTTCCCGACCACCCCCGGCGGCAAGATCCTCCGCCCCCTCCTAAAACAACGCTTCGTCGACGGCAGCCTGAACGCCCCGACCTCCCCGTACGGCGAACCACTCCGCGCCAACACCCGGTACGACGCCCCCTCGCCCCGCACCGACTTCGACGACGACGCCGACCGAACCACCGAACTCCCCGTCGTCCGCCTAGCCTGGCGCCGCACCCTCGCCGACTCCATCCCCACACCCCCTTCACGCCCCACCCTCGGCGCCAACCGCCTCCCCCCAACACCGCCCACCGAACACCCCGCCAAGCCACCCGCAGACTCCGCCGAGGCATCCGCAGACCTCGCCGAGCCCGCCCCGGCAGCCGAACCCGCGGACGACCCGGCCCTGCTGGCCGAGCCGGCTGCCGACCGATCCGCAGACCTCGCCGCCCCCGCGCCTACAGCCGAGGCCGCACACCACCGCGCGCAGCCCGCCAATGCCGCCGACCCAGCCGCGGCCCCAGACGACCGCGCGCAGCGCACCAAGTCGGCCGACCCCGCGTCTACCGCCGCCGCAGACCGCGACGCGCAGCCCGCCGGGCTGTCTGCTGACCTTGCCGGACCAGTGCCTGCCGCCGACGTCGCCGACGACCGCACCGACTCGGTCGAGTCGTCCAACGACCTCGCCGCTGTCACCGCAGCCCGATCCGCCGAGCTTGCCGGGCCTGTGCCTGCCGCCGACGTCGCGGATGACCGCACCGAGCCCGCCAACTCCGTCGAGTCGTCCGCAGACCTCGCCGAGCGTGCGCCCACGGCCGATGCTGCGGACCACCCTGCCCAACCCGCCGAGGACCAGTCCACCGTCGTCGCCCCCGCCGAGCCCGCTGCCGACTTTGCCGAGCAGCGTGCCGATTCTGCCGAGCAGCTGGCCGATTCCGCCGAGGCATCCGCAGACCTCGCGGACGACCGCACCAAGTCCGCCGACTCCGCGGACTCGTCCACAGACCTCGCCGAGCGCGCGCCCACGGCCGATGCTGCGGATCACCCAGCCCAGCCCACCGACTCCGGCGAGGAACAACTCGCTCAGTCCGCTGAGTTCTCTGCCGCTCCCACCGACCCGGCGCCCGCCGAAGCTTCGGCTGGACCGGCGGAGCACCCAGCGCAGCTTGATGAGCCCGCCGAAGCGCTTGAGGACCAGACCGAGCAATCCGCCGAAGCAGCGTCCGACGAGCCAGCCGAAAAGGAGTCGGCCTCCACAGATCATGCTGAGGTCGCCGAGGAGCCGACGGAAGACGGGAAGGCTGACGGTGCTGAGCGGGCAGCCGAGGCGACCGCGCCGGAGACGCCTGAAGAAGCCGGCCAGCAGACGGGCGAGCCTGACGCCGCCGCTGACGAGCCCAGTGAGGTAGTCGAGGAGAAGTCGGCGTCCACGGATCAGGCTGAAGCCGCCGAAGAGCCGACGGCCGGTGCCCCCAGGCAGCCCGAGGATGCCTCGGCGCAGACCGGGGAACCGCTCGGGCAGAGCGAGGCCGTCGAGAAGACGGTCGAGGCGATCGCGCCGGAGACGCCCGAGGAAGCCGGGCAACAGGCGGGCGAGCCCGACCCTGCCGCTGACGAGCCCAGCGAGGTAGTCGAGGAGTCGGCGTCCACGGATCGGGCTGAAGCCGTCGTGGAGCCGACTGACGACGCCCCCGGTCAGACCGAGATATCGGTCGGGCAGACCGAGGTGGTCGAACAGACGGTCGAGGCGATCGCCCCGGAGAAGCCTGAGGAAGCCGGCCAGCGTAAGGGCGAGCCTGACGCCGCCGCTGACGAGCCCAGTGAGATAGTCGAGGAGAAGTCGGCGTCCACGGATCAGGCTGAGGCGGTCGAGGGGCCGACGGACGGCGCTCCCGGGCAGACCGGGGACGCCTCGGTGCAGACCGGGGAGCCGGTCGGGCAGATCGAGGTTGTTGAGCAGGCGATTGCGCCGGAGACGCCTGAGGAAGCCGGGCAGCAGGCGGGCGAGCCTGATGGTGCCGCTGACGAGCCGGCCGAGGTAGTCGAGGTGGAGTCGGCGTCCACGGATCGGGCTGAGGCCGTCGAAGAGTCGCCGGAAGGCGCGGTCGGGCAGACCGACGATGCCTCGGTGCGGACCGGGGAGCCGGTCGGGCAGACCGATGGTGTTGAGCAGGCCGTTGAGGCGATTGCGCCGGAGACCGCCGAGGAAGCCGGGCAGCAGGCGGGCGAGTCTGACGCTTCCGCCGAGGGGCCTGCCGAGGTAGCTGAGGAGGAGTCGGTCTCCACGGCTCAGGTCGAGGCGGTCGGGGAGCCGGCGGACGGCACTTCTGGGCAGACTGAGGACGCCCCGGCGCAGGCCGGGGGACCACTCGGTCAGACCGAAGGTGTTGAGCGGGCAGTCGAGGCCATCGCGCCGGAGACGTCTGAGGAGGCTGGGCAGCCTGCCGAGGTCGAGCGGGTGGCGGAGGGTGCACCGGCCGAGTCGGACTCGACCGAGGACGAGCATTCGGAGACTCAAGGGTCCGAAGCGCTCGTGTCTGGGGCCGCGCGGCTAGCTGGAGCTGAGACGACCGCGGCTGGTCCCGCTCAGGTTGCCGGGGTACCGGCTGCTGGCCTGGTGCACACCACCGACGAGGAGTCGGCGTCCGCGGAAGCCGCCGAAGCAGGGGGAGCGGGGAAGGCTGATCCTGCGGATGACGAGCTCGAGACCGCGCGGGCGGTAGAGGTTGCGGACGCAGCTGGGGTCTCCGAAGGTGCCGAGCTGGCGGAAGGTGACGAGACCGTCGAGTCGGCAAAGGCGGGCGAGGCCGGCGGGCAGGTAGTTGCTGGGAGTGTCGAGGCGGCGGAGGGTGACGAGTCCGTCGAGTCGGCGGAGGCGGGCGAGGCCGACGGGCAGGTAGTTGCTGAGAGCATCGAATCGGCGGAAGCTGTCGAGAGCATCGAATCGGCGGAAGCTGTCGAGATTGTCGGGTCGGCGGATGGGGCTGACTTTGTCGAGCCTGAGGCCGGGGGACTGGTTGGGGCCGCGGGGGGCACTGCCTCTGCTGAGGTCGCGGAGACGGGCGAAGGTCGTGGGCAGGTCCACGGAGCTGAGTCTGGCGATGTTGCCGACGCGGCGGAGGTTGTCGAGCCCGCTCGAGGGGTCGCGGCCATGGCGTCCGTTGAGGGTGTTGGGGCGGGGGCGACCCCCGAAGGGGTTGGCGCCGAAGGTGTCGAGGGTGCGGCGCGTGCCGAGGGCGCGGTGCATACCGAGGGTGTCGTTGGTTCGGCTGCGGCGGGTGCTGGTGGGGGGTGGCTGGCGCGGGTTGTTGGGGCGTTCAGGGGGGTGTTGGGGGACGAGGTTGATGAGCGGACCGGGTTGTATGAGTTGGGGGTTGACTCGGTTGCGATGGTTCGGGTGCATACCCGGTTGCAGGAAGTGCTGGGGCTGGAGTTTCCGCGGGCGGTGATGTTCGAGCAGGAGTCGATTCTTGCTTTGAGCAACTTCCTTGAGGAGCGTGCCGAGGAGTTCCGGAGTACGGCGGCTGCGCATTCGAGCGAGCAGGCCGCGCCCGCGCGGAGTCAAAGTAAGCGGGGCCAAGGGAAGGCTGGGAAGAAGCAAGCGGTTGAGCCGATTGCGATTATCGGGTTGGCGGCGAGGCTTCCTGGCGCGGATACCCTCGAGCAGTTCTGGGACAACCTTGCGGGTGGCGTGGAGAGCCTGCGGAGGTTCACCACCGACGAGGTCGCCGGGGCGAAGGATGCCTTTGGCAATGAAGAGCTGGTGGCGGTGAGCGGTGCGCTGGACGACGTGGAGTCGTTCGACGCGGAGTTCTTCGGGCTGAGCGATCGCGAGGCCGAGTTGACCGACCCGGCCCAGCGGATCTTCCTCGAGGTCTGCCAGCACGCCCTCGAACACGGCGGCCATGCAGGTGCGGCC
It encodes:
- a CDS encoding type I polyketide synthase, with the translated sequence MEWVDQRTTAGKVAVARPGKSRVEAPGVLSLVSVGTPAPGATVRIVGPNGAVLPEGRIGQLQIASARVTPGYLGNPDADRAAFPAGNWPARKWLATGDQAFITGGQVVITGRDSERIILNGQNYYAHDIETVAATVPGAEPGLVAACGLSDPTTGTDRLLIFFAAPEPPAHAGQPAPHAHVTPGAPASQFAPGGPPARGGPAAQLTPPGPPSPAAEVADAIRAILHDRLGLTAQVIGVPRRHFPTTPGGKILRPLLKQRFVDGSLNAPTSPYGEPLRANTRYDAPSPRTDFDDDADRTTELPVVRLAWRRTLADSIPTPPSRPTLGANRLPPTPPTEHPAKPPADSAEASADLAEPAPAAEPADDPALLAEPAADRSADLAAPAPTAEAAHHRAQPANAADPAAAPDDRAQRTKSADPASTAAADRDAQPAGLSADLAGPVPAADVADDRTDSVESSNDLAAVTAARSAELAGPVPAADVADDRTEPANSVESSADLAERAPTADAADHPAQPAEDQSTVVAPAEPAADFAEQRADSAEQLADSAEASADLADDRTKSADSADSSTDLAERAPTADAADHPAQPTDSGEEQLAQSAEFSAAPTDPAPAEASAGPAEHPAQLDEPAEALEDQTEQSAEAASDEPAEKESASTDHAEVAEEPTEDGKADGAERAAEATAPETPEEAGQQTGEPDAAADEPSEVVEEKSASTDQAEAAEEPTAGAPRQPEDASAQTGEPLGQSEAVEKTVEAIAPETPEEAGQQAGEPDPAADEPSEVVEESASTDRAEAVVEPTDDAPGQTEISVGQTEVVEQTVEAIAPEKPEEAGQRKGEPDAAADEPSEIVEEKSASTDQAEAVEGPTDGAPGQTGDASVQTGEPVGQIEVVEQAIAPETPEEAGQQAGEPDGAADEPAEVVEVESASTDRAEAVEESPEGAVGQTDDASVRTGEPVGQTDGVEQAVEAIAPETAEEAGQQAGESDASAEGPAEVAEEESVSTAQVEAVGEPADGTSGQTEDAPAQAGGPLGQTEGVERAVEAIAPETSEEAGQPAEVERVAEGAPAESDSTEDEHSETQGSEALVSGAARLAGAETTAAGPAQVAGVPAAGLVHTTDEESASAEAAEAGGAGKADPADDELETARAVEVADAAGVSEGAELAEGDETVESAKAGEAGGQVVAGSVEAAEGDESVESAEAGEADGQVVAESIESAEAVESIESAEAVEIVGSADGADFVEPEAGGLVGAAGGTASAEVAETGEGRGQVHGAESGDVADAAEVVEPARGVAAMASVEGVGAGATPEGVGAEGVEGAARAEGAVHTEGVVGSAAAGAGGGWLARVVGAFRGVLGDEVDERTGLYELGVDSVAMVRVHTRLQEVLGLEFPRAVMFEQESILALSNFLEERAEEFRSTAAAHSSEQAAPARSQSKRGQGKAGKKQAVEPIAIIGLAARLPGADTLEQFWDNLAGGVESLRRFTTDEVAGAKDAFGNEELVAVSGALDDVESFDAEFFGLSDREAELTDPAQRIFLEVCQHALEHGGHAGAAGRIGIFAGSGMNLYTQQNQPPDFLATRVAYRLGLTGPAIGVQAAWSSSLVAIHLACQALRSGDADLALAGAAAVHVPQATGYHASPESILSPTGHIRVFDAAADGTVGGNGVAAVLLKRLDQAVTDGDTVYAVIRGSAVSNESDQAELVEHALEKAGVPAESISYIEANATGTAVEDAREFRALASVLRKHTDKVGFCTIGSVKPNIGHLDSAAGMAGLIKTVLMLQHRTLVPTINHTLADPELPMANSPFVIGTTTRDWEAGTPLRAGVSALDAGGTSAHVILEEAPRQVRRGDDGPVVLPLSAPDPEALTELVDLFRIDLETGTGHRLIDLASTAALGRPAHRQRLAVAGSSEAELAEALSTAQAAAVPRGGPGPLGFAFTGQGAARRGMAAGLAARFPVFRSVLDECDKVYAEEFGGSLLELLLTHASTSEGVWPTETAQPALFAFEVALARLWQSFGVQPALVVGHSVGEYAALCVAGALSLADGVRLTAKRGELMQRGTVPGAMVAVRADADRVRELAQTPGVEIAAGNGPQSFVLTGTEVIVGQLAEQLDRLEVSWQRLDVDRAFHSSLVDPILADFAEVVAQISLRPLRMPMVSSWSGELLESGIALDSDYLVGQLRQPVLFGDAVEALTAAGCRRFLELGPDAVLSPAGRRIAPNSTWIPAQRLGQDPVLATMNGLAELYEQGTEITWSKVYPNAGRVPLPLYPFRRVHHPVDTTITTPARGGCRNRARGTGRVRSCGRISRRRYYGAPGDASRRRRSAPPPGTQADPARPADVQRHHPQTHRSSRRRRTLAIRPASRKHPSDPGRRTEVGAPPTSAGHVRGGRRGCNRRGGQRGGFTRAPRGVGRRCRARDGRRGS